One window of the Lepeophtheirus salmonis chromosome 7, UVic_Lsal_1.4, whole genome shotgun sequence genome contains the following:
- the LOC121121495 gene encoding uncharacterized protein: MKFFIIGIYAQVVLLGLHGVCSLGAVIWYLGFRSISSLLRKISVDDLNIQKKKRYRGGNNEFYGYQNGNDFLFLFDFLAHTCGIESTLRVLTHSDENFYETCRPKIDTTTDLTLEEDKLKIVWRSADIEKLFRRSSVINIESYEVTIYPAETVQNTCTIPANTYDSETNDDVFYSIWFYDLSGGRTEYVVTIACMVGKSRMKGEKVVTNLSPYGPEMPRSGMVKSVSTDQAEIFWDPPKGEFTKYTLALERIDKEKLEDIYVGATWLKPNIPPLPGQIFDENTSGQLNFQRSTRKIENLSFKLTSYTILGLDPGELYRIELGTKTGNVNTRQYIQDTLLTKPQSVEGMLVSNVDEDSCLVSWVHSEEGHSHLKGYQITLERFSDSKVVRVLVVKRSEKLFKIARLTPSLDYTLRIEALCSYENLKTESASNEAWLTTLPNPPKDLHTDSLPGTTSAVLKWESPPNTIKFRLWIDCEEINYHFVTDMPGDRLQYNASKLPEITGTGRQYTAAIASVITSSRSNQDVTSSKATISFVTRPLPPTNIRISSNEKLTIFFDPSLTENVAKYKIKWKGEEGAAMEGIIEISEEEPLKYKFNFDFEINVVYKINIYALLKRGLEDDTIYESKELHEKLILKNDSQIFSLYRAEEES; this comes from the coding sequence atgaagtttttcatAATAGGAATATATGCTCAAGTAGTTCTTCTGGGTCTTCATGGAGTGTGTTCATTAGGAGCAGTCATCTGGTATCTCGGATTTAGAAGTATATCGAGCTTATTAAGAAAGATAAGTGTTGATGATTTgaacattcaaaaaaagaaacgtTATCGCGGcggaaataatgaattttatggATATCAGAACGGAAatgattttctgtttttattcgACTTCCTAGCACATACGTGTGGGATTGAATCCACTCTTCGTGTTCTTACTCATTCTGATGagaatttttatgaaacttgTCGTCCTAAAATCGACACAACCACAGACTTAACTTTAGAAGAGGATAAACTCAAAATCGTTTGGCGATCGGCAGACATAGAAAAGCTGTTTAGAAGAAGTTCAGTAATCAACATAGAAAGCTATGAAGTTACGATTTATCCAGCAGAGACTGTACAAAATACATGTACTATTCCGGCAAACACATATGACAGTGAAACGAATGATGATGTTTTCTACTCCATTTGGTTTTATGATCTTTCTGGAGGACGTACCGAGTATGTTGTGACAATAGCATGCATGGTTGGAAAGTCCAGAATGAAGGGTGAAAAAGTTGTTACTAATCTTTCTCCATATGGACCTGAAATGCCACGCTCAGGTATGGTAAAAAGTGTATCCACTGATCAAGCAGAAATATTTTGGGATCCACCAAAAGGGGAATTTACCAAGTATACACTGGCTTTAGAAAGAATTGACAAAGAAAAGCTCGAGGATATTTACGTTGGAGCTACTTGGTTAAAACCGAATATCCCTCCCTTGCCAGGACAAATATTTGACGAAAATACTTCTGGACAGTTAAATTTCCAGAGATCTACGCgtaaaattgaaaatcttaGCTTTAAATTAACGTCTTATACTATTCTTGGGTTGGATCCAGGAGAATTGTATCGAATTGAGTTAGGAACTAAAACTGGTAATGTTAATACACGGCAATATATTCAAGACACGTTGCTCACGAAGCCACAATCAGTTGAAGGGATGCTAGTATCTAACGTTGACGAGGATTCCTGTTTAGTAAGTTGGGTTCATTCTGAGGAAGGACACTCACATCTAAAGGGTTATCAAATAACATTGGAGAGATTCTCTGATTCTAAAGTTGTCCGTGTATTAGTAGTGAAAAGaagtgaaaaattatttaaaatagctaGGCTAACACCAAGTTTAGATTATACACTTCGAATAGAAGCACTTTGTTCGTATGAAAACTTAAAAACAGAGTCTGCATCAAATGAGGCATGGCTAACAACTCTTCCAAATCCCCCTAAGGATCTTCATACTGATTCCTTGCCAGGAACAACATCTGCAGTTTTGAAATGGGAATCTCCTCCAAATACAATCAAATTCCGACTCTGGATTGattgtgaagaaataaattatcattttgttacGGATATGCCTGGAGATCGCTTACAATACAACGCCAGTAAGTTACCTGAAATTACTGGAACCGGTCGACAGTATACTGCGGCTATAGCATCTGTAATAACTTCAAGTAGATCTAATCAAGATGTGACAAGTTCAAAAGCGACAATTTCCTTTGTCACGAGACCTCTCCCTCCTACAAACATTCGAATATCctcaaatgaaaaattgaccatatttttcgatcCATCCCTGACAGAAAATGTggctaaatataaaatcaaatggaAAGGAGAGGAAGGTGCAGCAATGGAAGGAATCATCGAGATTTCTGAAGAAGAGccccttaaatataaattcaatttcgaCTTTGAAATTAATGTTGTCTATAAAATCAACATCTATGCACTTCTCAAACGAGGATTGGAGGATGACACCATTTATGAAAGCAAAGAACTCcatgaaaaactaattttgaaaaacgaCTCCCAAATATTTTCACTATATCGAGCAGAGGAGGAATCCTAG